The following is a genomic window from Solanum lycopersicum chromosome 6, SLM_r2.1.
GTAATTGTTAATCCGCGATAAATTCCCCTCCATCCTTCTTGTCTGAATATGTTTCTTGCCACATCAGTTGGACCCTTACAACTAGTCATTTGATTTTTGTTATCCAGGATGTTTCTCTGTTGCAACTGAAGTCGAATTTTCACAAGTTCGACAGGAGTGAGCATTAGGCTTTGTAATGCTCCTGTTCCAAATCCACCTAAGGCCACTCCTTTGTAGGAGGGTGGATCACTGGCTGGAACATTCCTGTCCAATGCTCGAGATAGCACTGCATAAATCTGAAATACCATGGCGTTCTGCAATAGCAAAGAAACTATTTTACACATTGTAGAAATTAATTAAGTTCAGGGATTATTAGACCCTATATCGATTAGTCTTACAAATAAGAACAACAATGAGTTACATGTATCAAGTTGAAGATTTGCTCAAGGTTCATATGTAGCAAACTTGTACCAATCTGTAAACTGTGGCAGCAAATTAGCTAAAGTTGCAAAAAATTAACATATCAAATTATGCATGAAATACAATTTAAACCTATAGTGTATGTTCTCATGAGAAGTGAATAATACTCCAGTTGATAGCCCATCTTcacttatatattatttttttgacttaaatatgtgagccgtttgtattaTGGCAAGgtcatatatgagtcactttcataacgaggggtatatcagctccaaatggcAAAGTTGTgaggtatatcagaccctttttccTTGTTTAaattataactttaattttggtGCAATCGAATGTTACCTATTTCTCCCCTCATcttgctcttattttttgtttagtaGTCCTATTTTATTAACATTCAGTACAAATATGTATTGGTGTGGCAACCAAACAATGAACTAACAATCATTTCTTCAAAGACTACATATCTACAAAAGGTCTAGGCATAGTGATCTAGTCCTACTAGTTTGTTTGTAAGCTTATGCTTCGAACATCTCTCTTGCACTATTCTTTTGGTTACCATGTGTGGTTTGCTGGACTTAGCCTGGAAGACCTGATTATTCCTTTCCGTCCAGATATAGTTAACTGCAGCTGCAATGCTCATTCGAAAGATAGTGGTGTGCTGCTCCGTTTCCTTGTGCATTTCTGTTGGCCCACTCAAGCTCATCTTGTCAAGTGCTAGCTGGTCTCTAGTTATTCCTTGTCAATATAACAGCTGTGTCCATATGTTTTTAGAGTAATCACAAGTAAAAAAGAGATGTTCACTTGACTCAATACCCTCACTACATAAGACATACTGTTGGTTATTTGTGACACCCCAATTCATTAGCCTATCGTTGATATATAGCATGTTCAGTATAGCTAATCTTGTAATGAATATCCATTTAGCTGCTCCCTGTTGTTGATAGAATATTGTTGCATATTTTTCAGGTTTGCTTCTTGAAACCCTAGAGCTTGTACATCCTATTTTACCTTTTATCGTAGAGCTTGTAGGTCCTATTTTACCTTTTATCCTACTTTTTCTAACTTTACTCTGTTAAACATACATTATATTCATCcaaacaatataatatcatacAGTATTAAATAATACGTAACAACCATCTAAATAGAATTATATTCATCcaaacaatataatatcatacAGTATTAAATAATACGTAACAACCATCTAAATAGAATTGGTGGTGTGGGAAAATagttcatataataaaataaaggatGTTTAAGTGCTCATGTCATTTGAGAATGTCCATTCTTTTCCTGCTAGAATACTAGTTACTAGTTAATGACttaattcccttttttttcttccacaAACGGATATGAATCACCAATGAATGAAGATTTGATGACTAAGactccatttatttatttatttatttatttatttatgatggAGACTCGTGGTCTCtaaattctaatatttattacttttattattattattattgttaagcAAGCTTAATTTGGTATTAGTTCCGTGAACGTAAAAAATCCAATTGAGGACCCAACAGTCTCTATCTCTCTTTGTTTGGTAGTTACAAAATATAACTATTACGTGTTATTAGACCTCTTCACTTATCTCCACGTAATACCCATCTCAATCTTTTACGATGTTTGCTTTTTGTAACTGTGAAATTTTGGACTCCTCATCTTCGGCGAGAAACAGGGCAAAGTAATACGcagtgaaattaaaattttatttttatgaattttaaacataaaacatatttatttgaatataatgagtttgatgGAATCCACCTGCTCTAATAAGCTTAGCTAGGAGAAACTCAGGGGAGAAGTCTGATTTATATACATGAATAAACATTCATTTTACGCGTGTGATTCAGATgcgaattcaaaattttgacaacttcaattttatatatatacaattagtAAAAACCGTAATTACTGCTGGATAAAAACAAGGAATGACCTGAAATGTGACGGAAGCGAGAGGAGCAGCCATGCCTCTGTATAGAGCCAGAGGTCCTTCAGTGGCGGCAACACGGCGGAGGATGTTGAAAGCAGAACCAGGCGTACAACTCTGTTGACGGACTCTAATAGTATCAAGAGGATAACCAGATACGATACCTGCGATTCCTCCGAATCCGCCAGCCACAAATTCTTTTCCCCAACTACTTGCTAAAAACTCTGGCCAGAAATCCATATCTGCATTAATTAATTTCCCCAATCAAATAATCTTCAATTTTATAaccgtttctctctctctctctctctctgaaaCTGAATTAGATTATCCAGTCGTAAGCTGCCTAACTCTTATTTAACACTTGCTAACATTTAACGTGATTaaattttatctctttttttggGGTAGGCATATATATAAGTAGACGATGAGTCTAAAAATGTAATCCTAATATCATGAAATAATggagtaaataaattaaatttgatattgGGACTCGGTTATGATTATAGTCTCTGCACCTTTTTGTTTGCTTCTTATAAAGGAGCAAGTGTGCACTGCAGAatcataaatttcatttttttattcagcGTTAAATTATTTAGATAGTTATGTTAATGTTCGACTAATTTAATAAAGATGATGTTGAccatcaattttcttttttatatccaaattcaAATATGAGATAtgataaaggaaaaaaacaatCTCATCTGCGTCATAATATTTATCCAAAATTATGAAAAACTGCAactgattttaaatttttatctgTTATCCAAGATTATGAAAATCTGCAactgattttaaatttttatctgTCCACCGAGGAAACGGCCAACAAATTCTTCGTTGTGCACAGCCCAGCACATATGATGTACGTGAACCAGTAAATTTCAGTTACAATCGGTCAAGTGGAGCTGCATAGATATTCGGACCAACAATTGATAATGGAcccatttaattttgaaataacaaGTGATAGAATTTTAATACTTGTTTGTCGAGATTATTTGTAGTTATTATGTAATGTTgttaaatttactattttagaattttttatttgttaaatttattattttagattttttttaaaaaatgattaatagACTTTCAgattaattgtttttgaaagttATGAATATCCTAATTATGTAGAAGTGgataacaatataataaatattcaaaatacgTAGATtatattttgagatattaataaatcatttctaaattttttttcagaatAATATTCGGaaacaccaaaaaaataaattagatttgGTACTCTATTTTTAGATTTATGATTTCACTGCTCACACTTTGGTTGACTTAAAAGTCTTACCTGCAAATTATACTACTAGTATATTATGGTCGTCCCAAAAAAATTTCTGGTTATATGTAAAATCAGATATATGATAAGCTGATAAAGGAACTCAaaatagttcaataattcttatttttttaaaaataatctacGGTAAATTAATATAAGATTTTCATCACCATATAATTTGGTGTTGGATGTCGTGGATGAGATTGTTTATCCcttaacaaaaaatttcagatttagGTCTTAGATAAAAAATCTTATTACGGAACACTtctacatttaaaataaatacaaatattatacgTCAAATCgaatagaaaatgaaaagtatACTCGATACTCGTCAATTGATGGATATTCATAACGAATTAATTTAGCCATTAAAACttgaatttgattaatttatcagTCCTTTTCTGAGTTCTCTCTgtgcttttttattttctatatataggtACTTCATGTGCATTTTAAGACTATTTGATTATTGATCTTGACTTATACCAAAAGTTTCACTTTggaaattaatcattttgtattaaaaataattttattttcataacattgaattccaaaatttaaatataacaaaattcataatggatattctttaaaaataatcagATCAAAAAATGATAAGTAGATGCTTTTTCTATCAACCCAAAATATAGCGAATTGAAGCAATAAAAAATATGTAGATCGTCAAAATAGGattaaaacttttacaaatCGTAGCAATATTATCTCTGTATATGCATTatacatttcttttatatacATACCAATAATAATGGCTATAAACGTTAAAGATAAAGAAGAGTGTGGATTCTTTTGAGAATTAGCAAACTAatcttaacaatttttttttttgaaataacaaGTACAATAGACATAATAAGACTATATAACTATAGTTTTGATAATTGCACTCCATAGCCAGGGTCCATCTGGTCTTCAGGAGATTCACCCGACCCCCTCAGCAAAAAATTTACattgtatatataaagtaaattttctatatttctatagatatatatattttgaacttcTCAACAAAGAGAAACTGATGGCACAGTGGCAAGTCCCCCTAAATTAAAGTGCACGCCATTGGTTTTAATTTCTGTGAAAGCGTTTTATTTTTTCAggttcagttttttttttttagtttttctttttaattttcagttctatttttcattttttttcaatttctttttactctagaaaacatttttaaaatgtgGTTTTAAAATtcgaaaaattcaaaatttccatTTCTAAAGGCTTATTTacatatttactatttttatttttcgattttcctgaacaa
Proteins encoded in this region:
- the LOC101247830 gene encoding mitochondrial arginine transporter BAC2-like yields the protein MDFWPEFLASSWGKEFVAGGFGGIAGIVSGYPLDTIRVRQQSCTPGSAFNILRRVAATEGPLALYRGMAAPLASVTFQNAMVFQIYAVLSRALDRNVPASDPPSYKGVALGGFGTGALQSLMLTPVELVKIRLQLQQRNILDNKNQMTSCKGPTDVARNIFRQEGWRGIYRGLTITVLRDAPAHGLYFWTYEYVREQLHPGCRKNGQESFRTMLIAGGLAGVASWICCYPLDVIKTRFQAQSQSTPLRYTGIVDCFRRSVKQEGYNVLWRGLGTAVARAFVVNGAIFTAYETALRCLFINNNKEVHANIQTENAF